Proteins encoded by one window of Geobacter sp. DSM 9736:
- a CDS encoding hemolysin family protein, with protein MDDGPSRKNQGLWELVNRFVSGRRKITEEEIHELMDAGEEEGLINEEENEMIRAIFTLRDTVVREIMVPRTDMACISVDATVREIISQIIGCGHSRIPVFDGTVDNIVGLAYAKDLLKYWGMNDAAIVLRKIMRPPYFIPEAKNLEELLQEFRKKRVHIAIVIDEYGGTSGLVTIEDLLEQIVGDIQDEYDLEEEWLVEEPEGSVLVDARLPIEELEEYFDIQIEREKFDTVGGLIFHLTGKIPKAGEEVSNHSIVMTVLQADERKISKVRIRRLERREEGVQ; from the coding sequence TTGGACGACGGGCCAAGTAGGAAGAACCAGGGGTTGTGGGAACTTGTCAATCGCTTTGTTTCCGGGCGCAGAAAGATCACCGAAGAAGAGATCCACGAGCTGATGGATGCCGGGGAAGAAGAGGGATTGATCAACGAGGAAGAGAACGAGATGATCCGCGCCATCTTCACCCTGCGGGACACGGTGGTCCGGGAGATCATGGTGCCCCGCACCGATATGGCCTGCATCTCGGTTGACGCAACTGTGCGGGAAATCATCAGCCAGATTATCGGTTGCGGCCACTCCCGAATCCCGGTTTTCGACGGTACCGTGGACAATATCGTCGGGCTGGCGTATGCGAAGGATCTTCTGAAATACTGGGGAATGAACGATGCGGCAATCGTCCTCAGGAAGATCATGCGCCCTCCCTACTTTATCCCTGAGGCGAAGAACCTGGAGGAGCTGCTCCAGGAGTTCAGGAAAAAACGTGTTCACATAGCCATCGTCATCGATGAGTATGGTGGGACTTCGGGGCTCGTCACAATAGAGGATCTCCTGGAGCAGATCGTAGGGGACATTCAGGACGAGTACGACCTTGAAGAAGAGTGGCTCGTGGAGGAGCCGGAGGGGTCGGTGCTCGTTGACGCGCGGCTTCCCATCGAGGAGCTGGAAGAGTATTTCGATATTCAGATCGAGCGGGAAAAGTTCGACACGGTGGGGGGGCTAATCTTCCACCTGACCGGCAAAATCCCCAAGGCTGGCGAGGAAGTTTCCAATCATTCAATTGTGATGACGGTGCTTCAGGCAGACGAACGGAAGATCAGCAAGGTGCGGATAAGGCGGCTGGAGAGAAGGGAAGAAGGCGTACAGTAG
- the prfB gene encoding peptide chain release factor 2 (programmed frameshift), whose amino-acid sequence MYREEIATIEALAERIAKLRGSLDVDRKREDIRELEAAIAAPGFWDDQERAQKVLKERTAMEKTVEIWDRLQRQADDIRVLIELGAEAEDEATLAEVHQLNEELEQKVEQAEFQKMLSGPHDRSNCFVSINAGAGGTESQDWAEMLLRMYLRYCERKGWKTDITDYQAGDEAGVKGVTFAVSGECSYGYLKAEAGIHRLVRISPFDSNARRHTSFASVFVFPEIEDDIEVKINESELRVDTYRSSGAGGQHVNTTDSAIRITHLPTGIVVACQTERSQHLNKATAMRVLRAKLYERELEEREAKAAEISGEKKEIGWGSQIRSYVLHPYKMVKDLRTGVETGNPDGVLDGDLEDFIVAYLMGVRREVQDV is encoded by the exons ATGTACCGTGAAGAAATAGCAACCATCGAAGCTCTTGCCGAGCGGATCGCCAAACTTCGGGGGTCTCTT GACGTAGACAGGAAGCGGGAGGATATCCGGGAGCTTGAGGCAGCCATTGCCGCACCCGGTTTCTGGGACGACCAGGAACGTGCGCAGAAGGTACTCAAGGAGCGGACGGCCATGGAGAAAACGGTCGAAATATGGGACCGGCTCCAGCGGCAGGCGGACGATATCCGGGTGCTCATCGAACTAGGCGCGGAAGCGGAGGACGAGGCCACTCTCGCCGAAGTCCATCAGCTGAACGAAGAGCTCGAACAGAAGGTGGAGCAGGCTGAGTTTCAGAAGATGCTCTCCGGTCCCCATGACCGAAGCAACTGTTTCGTCTCCATCAACGCCGGGGCAGGGGGTACCGAATCCCAGGACTGGGCGGAAATGCTCCTGCGGATGTACCTCCGCTACTGCGAGCGGAAGGGATGGAAGACCGATATTACCGACTATCAGGCAGGTGACGAGGCGGGGGTCAAGGGTGTCACCTTCGCGGTGTCGGGGGAGTGCAGCTACGGATATCTAAAGGCCGAGGCGGGCATTCATCGTCTGGTGCGGATATCCCCTTTCGACAGCAATGCCAGGCGCCACACTTCTTTCGCTTCGGTCTTCGTATTTCCCGAGATAGAAGACGACATCGAGGTGAAGATCAACGAGTCGGAACTGCGGGTCGATACGTACCGGTCCAGCGGGGCCGGCGGCCAGCACGTCAACACCACCGACTCGGCGATCCGCATCACACATCTTCCAACCGGTATAGTCGTCGCTTGTCAGACCGAGCGGAGCCAGCATCTGAACAAGGCCACGGCGATGCGTGTTCTGCGGGCGAAACTCTATGAGCGTGAACTTGAGGAGCGGGAAGCGAAGGCGGCCGAAATCAGCGGCGAGAAGAAGGAGATCGGCTGGGGGAGCCAGATACGCTCCTATGTACTCCATCCTTACAAGATGGTGAAGGATCTGCGGACCGGAGTTGAGACGGGAAACCCCGATGGCGTGCTCGACGGCGATCTGGAAGATTTCATTGTGGCTTATCTGATGGGGGTCCGCCGCGAAGTTCAGGATGTCTAG
- a CDS encoding diacylglycerol kinase translates to MEKPSDNSRSGPPLKPTRFIDSANCAIEGIIYTARTQKHMRNHFVFALVVLLAVLFLKVTAVEFTLLVLTVCFVLFAELMNTAIEVVVDMISPDYHPLAKTAKDVAAGSVLVAAVGAGVMGYLILSKYIFPLYKEGLGMIGTPTEMGALVSLLMVVIVVVILKALSHRGTPLEGGMPSGHAAVAFSIATLVSVATQEPLISILTTALAAMVSHSRLLLNIHSVREVVLGAVTGTLITLLVMFLFRTMA, encoded by the coding sequence ATGGAGAAACCCTCGGACAACAGCCGCAGTGGCCCGCCGTTGAAGCCGACGCGTTTCATCGATTCCGCGAACTGTGCCATCGAGGGCATCATTTACACTGCCAGAACCCAGAAGCATATGCGGAACCACTTCGTGTTCGCTCTGGTTGTGCTGTTGGCGGTGCTTTTCCTGAAGGTAACCGCGGTCGAGTTTACCCTTCTGGTACTGACAGTCTGCTTCGTACTCTTTGCCGAGCTTATGAACACGGCCATCGAGGTTGTGGTGGACATGATCTCTCCCGACTATCACCCCCTTGCAAAGACCGCCAAGGATGTCGCCGCAGGCAGTGTTCTGGTGGCCGCCGTCGGTGCAGGAGTGATGGGGTATCTGATCCTGTCCAAGTATATTTTTCCGCTGTACAAGGAGGGGCTCGGCATGATAGGTACCCCCACGGAGATGGGCGCGCTGGTGTCGCTCCTAATGGTGGTGATCGTAGTGGTCATACTCAAGGCCCTGTCGCACCGGGGGACACCTCTTGAAGGGGGGATGCCGAGCGGGCACGCGGCTGTCGCCTTTTCGATTGCGACGCTGGTTTCGGTCGCCACCCAGGAGCCCCTAATTTCCATCCTGACTACGGCGCTGGCAGCCATGGTGAGCCATTCCCGGTTGCTGCTGAACATACATTCGGTGCGGGAGGTTGTCCTGGGGGCGGTAACGGGGACGCTGATCACTCTGCTCGTGATGTTCCTGTTCAGGACCATGGCGTAA
- a CDS encoding HD family phosphohydrolase: MPDGGSNVNKTGGSLLLLGGRFREVLMERLSDPRHAHRNRIILLLLTALILTFLIIPRQQLMTTSFKAGDIATSDVRATQDYLLEDRPLTQKKRAEAEMGTPNVYNLNEDMAQELLRSFEKALVIAREGKNIGGGGAVDAVHEVLGVNVSPRDVAALARVRPEKVLSEVGRLAGQVYTRNVVTEKRRFSLDSAHGILVLDGGTGEIAGAGDQPASAIDLSDARKMIGAARPAGGEDSADIQTIRELLARALQPNLTFDHEATEHRRRAAAAAVGPVLFQVKRGEMIVRVGDRITEAQALKLQKIFDSRHGVNSVFMGAGIFGLLLVLFYFPYRFARKNIRKFQPTNKDILLLSLATVFHFLMLKIGLVISTALGGVFPFAGTSDYYYLFPFAVSSMLVRIVLNSEVALVYCAITAPLLGFMFDSSLLVVVYALMGGVVGAHGVRQCKDRGTIYTAGLKVSVVNMALVLSFQLHNGALLTTETLFCIVFAFIGGFFNAVLVTGTIPLIENLLHYTTDIKLLELANLNSRILRELMVRAPGTYHHSVMVGNMVEAAAEAIHANPLLARVAAYYHDVGKVSKPLYFIENVSGGENRHDKLSPSMSALILISHVKEGVELAREHKLGLPIIDIIRQSHGTQLISYFYQKARNLAGPDTTIDERDFRYPGPKPQTREAGLVLLADCVEAASRTLADPTPARIQGLVQKIINNIFIDGQLDECELTLKNIHEIAKSFIRILTGVYHHRIEYPEPAYKEKGNGGRKTADDSPGQSPKTPLDRDEEAKKGSGEDLRRLGISR, encoded by the coding sequence ATGTCCGCGCGACCCAGGATTACCTTCTGGAAGACCGCCCGCTCACCCAGAAAAAAAGGGCAGAGGCGGAAATGGGGACTCCAAACGTCTATAACCTTAACGAAGATATGGCGCAGGAGCTTCTGCGCAGCTTTGAGAAGGCGCTCGTAATCGCCAGAGAAGGGAAAAACATAGGTGGTGGCGGGGCCGTTGATGCTGTGCACGAGGTGCTGGGTGTCAATGTTTCTCCTCGCGATGTTGCGGCCCTTGCACGGGTGCGGCCGGAGAAGGTGCTTTCAGAAGTCGGTAGGCTGGCCGGGCAGGTTTACACCCGGAACGTGGTTACGGAGAAACGGCGGTTCTCGCTGGATAGCGCCCACGGTATTCTCGTTCTCGATGGAGGCACCGGAGAAATTGCCGGAGCCGGAGATCAACCGGCGTCGGCAATCGATCTTTCCGATGCACGAAAGATGATCGGAGCGGCGCGCCCCGCCGGAGGGGAAGATTCTGCGGATATCCAGACGATCAGGGAGCTGTTGGCCCGCGCGCTTCAGCCCAACCTGACATTCGATCACGAGGCCACGGAGCACAGGCGCAGAGCCGCTGCGGCAGCGGTAGGGCCGGTGCTTTTTCAGGTCAAACGGGGAGAAATGATCGTCAGGGTCGGTGACAGGATCACCGAAGCCCAGGCTCTCAAACTTCAAAAGATATTCGATTCCCGCCACGGCGTTAACAGCGTCTTCATGGGCGCCGGAATCTTCGGCCTCCTGCTGGTCCTCTTCTATTTCCCCTACCGGTTCGCGCGGAAGAACATCCGCAAGTTCCAGCCGACGAACAAGGACATCCTGCTCTTGTCGCTGGCCACCGTATTCCACTTCCTGATGTTGAAGATCGGCCTGGTAATTTCCACTGCTCTGGGGGGGGTATTCCCCTTCGCCGGGACATCGGATTACTACTACCTCTTCCCCTTCGCGGTGAGCAGCATGCTTGTGCGGATAGTGCTCAACTCGGAGGTCGCCCTCGTCTATTGCGCCATCACCGCACCTCTTCTAGGCTTCATGTTCGACAGCAGCCTTCTGGTGGTCGTCTACGCATTGATGGGGGGAGTGGTAGGAGCGCACGGAGTTCGCCAGTGCAAGGACCGGGGAACGATCTACACCGCGGGTCTCAAGGTCAGCGTCGTCAACATGGCGCTGGTTCTCTCGTTCCAGCTTCACAACGGCGCCCTTCTCACCACCGAAACCTTGTTCTGCATCGTTTTCGCCTTCATAGGCGGCTTCTTTAACGCAGTTCTCGTAACCGGAACGATTCCGCTCATAGAAAATCTGCTCCACTACACTACGGACATCAAACTGCTCGAACTGGCCAACCTGAACAGCCGCATTCTGCGAGAACTCATGGTAAGGGCGCCAGGCACCTACCACCACAGCGTGATGGTAGGGAACATGGTGGAGGCTGCTGCCGAAGCCATTCACGCCAATCCCCTTCTCGCCAGGGTAGCCGCTTACTACCACGATGTCGGCAAGGTCAGCAAACCTCTCTATTTCATCGAGAATGTTTCGGGAGGAGAGAACCGCCACGACAAGCTGTCGCCAAGCATGAGTGCACTGATCCTGATCTCCCACGTGAAGGAGGGAGTGGAGCTGGCCCGGGAGCACAAGCTTGGTTTGCCCATCATCGACATTATCCGGCAGTCCCACGGGACCCAGCTCATCAGCTATTTTTACCAGAAGGCCCGCAACCTTGCCGGCCCCGACACTACAATCGACGAACGCGACTTCCGATACCCGGGACCCAAGCCGCAGACAAGGGAAGCGGGACTAGTGCTGCTGGCGGACTGCGTGGAAGCTGCATCACGGACGCTGGCCGATCCTACTCCTGCACGAATCCAGGGGCTGGTGCAGAAGATCATCAACAACATATTCATCGACGGCCAGCTTGACGAGTGTGAGCTGACCCTGAAGAACATTCACGAAATCGCAAAAAGCTTTATCCGGATTCTCACAGGTGTGTACCATCACCGGATCGAATATCCGGAGCCTGCCTACAAGGAGAAAGGGAACGGGGGAAGGAAGACTGCCGATGATAGCCCTGGACAATCGCCAAAGACGCCACTCGATCGAGACGAAGAGGCTAAGAAGGGCAGCGGAGAAGATCTTAGGCGCCTTGGGATATCCCGATAG
- the lnt gene encoding apolipoprotein N-acyltransferase, which yields MAKRRFKTPGSKGIQRRDYLLALLSGVLLALSFPKPGLSLLAWFAFVPLLLALGRKSPKDAFKLGFTTGMAAYAGILYWLNIVMVTYGKLNWGVSGSLYLVLSAYLALYVGIVTWAVARGTAAGISPFLSFPVFWVSMEYLRSFLLTGFPWASLGYSQFKTLPLIQVADVTGVYGLSFLVVMGNVLLYLILRAVAGRDKASYPTREAVLFLLLLVVTLGYGFSRLNRPDTGKPIKVSLIQGNIAQDVKWNPAFQEETVAIYERLSRRPETAGSDLVIWPESAAPFFFQDDARYADRIRKVASGLKTNLVTGSPAYDMTAAGPMYFNSAFLIGADGRTMGRSDKIHLVPFGEYVPMARLLPFVNKLVTGIGDFSPGAAAVPLDIGKGRIGILICFEGIFPELAREYVREGSRVLVNISNDAWYKRSSAPHQHLSMTVFRAVENRVPLVRSTNTGISAIIDSKGHIRGMTPLFEEAVLAGEVRSGEGGSLYTAYGDFFAIACLLLGGITLVTGLVRLKTR from the coding sequence GTGGCCAAGCGCAGATTCAAAACACCGGGATCCAAGGGGATACAGCGTCGCGACTACCTGCTGGCCCTCCTGTCGGGGGTGCTGCTGGCCCTCTCTTTCCCGAAGCCGGGGTTGTCGCTTCTAGCGTGGTTCGCTTTTGTTCCGCTTCTGCTGGCCCTCGGCAGGAAGAGCCCCAAAGACGCCTTCAAGCTTGGTTTCACGACCGGCATGGCTGCGTATGCCGGGATTCTCTACTGGCTCAACATCGTCATGGTGACCTACGGCAAGCTCAACTGGGGTGTCAGCGGTTCGCTTTACCTGGTGCTGTCGGCGTATCTGGCCCTTTACGTCGGCATCGTCACCTGGGCGGTCGCTCGGGGCACTGCAGCGGGAATTTCGCCCTTCCTCTCCTTTCCGGTCTTCTGGGTTTCGATGGAGTATCTCCGCTCCTTTCTTCTTACCGGCTTTCCCTGGGCGAGCCTCGGGTATTCACAGTTCAAGACGCTGCCCCTGATACAGGTGGCGGACGTGACCGGCGTGTACGGGCTCAGCTTTCTCGTCGTAATGGGGAACGTCCTGCTCTACCTTATACTGAGAGCAGTGGCAGGAAGGGACAAGGCATCCTACCCGACCAGGGAAGCGGTCCTTTTTCTGCTACTGCTGGTCGTTACTCTCGGGTACGGTTTCAGCCGTCTCAACCGGCCCGATACAGGAAAGCCCATCAAGGTCTCGCTGATCCAGGGAAACATCGCCCAGGACGTGAAATGGAATCCGGCTTTTCAGGAAGAGACGGTGGCAATCTACGAGCGGCTCTCCCGGCGGCCGGAGACGGCGGGTAGTGATCTCGTCATATGGCCCGAAAGCGCTGCTCCTTTCTTCTTCCAGGACGATGCCAGGTATGCCGACCGGATAAGGAAGGTCGCAAGCGGCCTGAAGACTAACCTCGTTACCGGCAGCCCCGCCTACGACATGACTGCCGCTGGCCCCATGTATTTCAACAGTGCCTTTCTCATCGGCGCCGACGGACGGACCATGGGGCGCAGCGACAAGATACACCTCGTTCCTTTCGGGGAGTACGTTCCGATGGCCCGTCTGCTTCCGTTCGTAAACAAGCTGGTGACGGGGATAGGGGATTTTTCACCGGGTGCGGCGGCTGTACCTCTCGACATCGGCAAGGGGCGAATAGGCATCCTCATATGTTTCGAAGGGATATTCCCCGAGCTGGCACGAGAGTACGTCCGGGAGGGAAGCCGGGTGCTCGTCAACATTTCCAACGATGCCTGGTACAAACGCTCTTCGGCACCGCACCAGCACCTTTCCATGACGGTCTTCCGGGCGGTGGAGAACCGGGTGCCCCTGGTGCGCTCGACTAACACCGGAATCTCCGCTATCATCGACAGCAAGGGGCACATCCGCGGTATGACTCCTCTGTTCGAGGAGGCCGTTCTTGCAGGGGAAGTAAGGAGCGGCGAAGGCGGGTCGCTTTACACCGCCTATGGTGACTTCTTCGCCATAGCATGTCTCCTCCTGGGGGGCATCACACTGGTTACGGGCCTGGTAAGATTAAAAACACGATAA
- the ybeY gene encoding rRNA maturation RNase YbeY produces the protein MGYPDSDLSVSFVGDRTIRRLNREYLQRDKPTNVISFSLQEGEFAGVNPQALGDVVVSVDTARREADEGEMTLHARLVFLLLHGILHLTGFDHERSGPVEAERMEAKERELFELLKREGLA, from the coding sequence TTGGGATATCCCGATAGCGACCTATCGGTTTCCTTTGTGGGCGACCGTACCATACGCCGCCTGAACCGGGAGTACCTGCAACGGGACAAGCCGACCAACGTCATCTCCTTTTCCCTCCAGGAGGGAGAATTCGCGGGGGTGAACCCGCAGGCACTCGGAGACGTCGTCGTTTCCGTCGACACCGCCCGTCGGGAAGCGGATGAGGGGGAGATGACCCTTCATGCCAGGCTAGTCTTTCTGCTGCTTCACGGGATACTTCACCTGACCGGGTTTGATCATGAGCGGAGCGGGCCTGTGGAGGCTGAGCGGATGGAGGCGAAGGAACGTGAACTGTTCGAGCTGCTGAAGCGTGAAGGACTGGCTTAG